A stretch of the Vibrio sp. SS-MA-C1-2 genome encodes the following:
- a CDS encoding alkene reductase: MSTLFSPLQLGSLELNNRIVMAPLTRARASAGHIPNEMMAEHYAQRASSGLLIAEATMAMEGCSAFQAEPGIYNQDQIDGWKKVTDAVHAKNGKIVLQIWHGGRACHPALNDGNIPVAPSALAITNDQVHTPEGKVDYTVPRALELNEIPVIIEGFKQAAINAKAAGFDGVEVHGANGYLIDQFLRNGSNKRSDEYGGSRDNRARFLFEVLEAVIDVWGNDKVGLRLSPLNSFNSMLDSDPIGLYSWLAEKLNHYNLAYLHLMRADFLGEQSGDIVSPVRAAYKGNLITNMGYSEAEANEAIKTGQVDAVAFGVPYIANPDLVERFQAGATLNDPDPTTFYVPGAKGYIDYPYMDQ; this comes from the coding sequence ATGAGTACATTATTTAGTCCATTACAACTCGGCTCTTTAGAGTTAAACAACCGTATTGTCATGGCACCATTGACTCGAGCTCGAGCATCTGCAGGCCACATTCCGAATGAGATGATGGCAGAGCATTATGCACAACGAGCTAGCTCTGGATTATTAATCGCTGAAGCAACCATGGCAATGGAAGGTTGCAGCGCTTTTCAAGCTGAGCCTGGAATTTATAATCAAGATCAAATCGATGGCTGGAAAAAAGTGACCGATGCGGTCCACGCAAAAAACGGAAAAATTGTTCTTCAAATTTGGCATGGTGGACGAGCGTGTCACCCTGCATTAAATGACGGAAACATTCCTGTTGCACCTTCAGCACTAGCGATTACCAATGATCAGGTTCACACCCCTGAAGGTAAGGTGGACTATACCGTTCCTCGCGCGTTAGAACTCAATGAGATCCCAGTCATTATCGAAGGTTTTAAGCAGGCAGCTATCAATGCCAAAGCGGCAGGGTTTGATGGTGTTGAAGTCCATGGTGCGAATGGTTACCTTATTGATCAATTCTTACGTAATGGAAGCAATAAACGCAGCGATGAATATGGTGGCAGCAGAGATAATCGAGCACGTTTCCTATTTGAGGTGCTCGAAGCCGTTATCGATGTTTGGGGTAATGATAAAGTCGGTCTTCGCCTTTCGCCTTTAAACAGCTTCAACAGCATGCTGGATAGTGACCCTATTGGTTTGTATAGCTGGTTAGCGGAGAAACTTAACCATTATAATCTTGCATATCTGCATTTAATGCGCGCCGATTTCTTAGGTGAGCAGTCTGGTGATATTGTATCACCTGTCAGAGCTGCTTATAAAGGTAACTTAATCACGAATATGGGTTACTCAGAAGCTGAAGCTAATGAAGCAATTAAAACGGGACAAGTGGATGCCGTCGCATTTGGTGTTCCTTACATTGCGAATCCAGATTTGGTTGAGCGCTTCCAAGCAGGTGCAACATTAAACGACCCCGATCCAACAACCTTCTATGTTCCTGGAGCAAAAGGTTATATTGATTACCCATATATGGATCAATAA
- a CDS encoding pyridoxamine 5'-phosphate oxidase family protein: MDVQKYAEKSVLCWLATAGSDLTPNVSPKELFAFIDEELMVIANISSPESEKNILQNPKVCVSFIEVFEQRGFKVKGTAEVVYPNDAQWQTYLTALEMIVEEPYPISNIFAVRVEALSKILAPSYTLFPHISVESKIKKALENYKVNSDKQG; the protein is encoded by the coding sequence ATGGATGTTCAAAAATATGCTGAAAAAAGTGTACTCTGCTGGTTAGCAACCGCCGGTTCCGACTTAACCCCCAATGTTTCACCAAAAGAGTTGTTTGCATTTATTGATGAAGAACTGATGGTTATCGCTAATATCTCATCCCCCGAAAGTGAAAAAAATATCTTACAAAACCCCAAAGTTTGCGTCTCCTTTATCGAAGTATTTGAGCAACGCGGATTTAAAGTCAAAGGTACAGCTGAAGTGGTCTACCCCAATGATGCCCAATGGCAAACTTACTTAACCGCGCTTGAAATGATCGTCGAAGAGCCTTACCCCATTAGTAATATTTTTGCCGTTAGGGTTGAAGCACTATCTAAGATTTTAGCGCCAAGCTACACCTTATTCCCACACATAAGCGTTGAGAGTAAGATAAAAAAAGCACTTGAAAACTATAAAGTTAACAGCGACAAACAGGGTTAA